The Chloroflexota bacterium genome segment CCGGATGTGGCGGGAGAATCAGGGTTGGCATCGTTCCAAGAACGGGTCCGAAACCGGACAGACGCTGCTACAATCATCGAGACGTAGGCGCGGTCGAGGAGAGATGTCGATGGACCCGATGGGCGGCCAATCAGGGTATGCACCTGCGGGTCAGCAGGGAGGCGACGGCAGCGGCGCCTGTGGCACGTGCGGACGCCCGCTCCCGGCCCCTGACCTTGAGGCGGTCGCATCCGGCATCGACCAGACGCTGAGCGTCGAGACCGGCAAGATGGTGGCCCGCACAGCCTGGGCCGGGCGCGCCCCTGACGGCATGATGGATTCGCTGCTCTCGTTCATGCCGGGCGTCAAGGCGCGCCGGCAGCTCTGGGAGCGCGGTCAGGCCCTCTGGACCGAGCGGATGACCCAGGCGATCTCCGGGCCGTGCGACGCCTGCCTGGGCGTCTCGCAGGGAGCGGCCAACCCCGGCCTCTCGGCGTCACCGTACGGCGGGCAGCAGCCGTACCAGCCCACCTACCAGCCCCAGGAGTATCAGCCCCAGGGCGCCGGCGCGCCGCCTGACACGCCGTATGGCGCAACATCGGTCATGCCGGGGTACGGCGCACCGGCCGGCCAGCCTCCGCTGGACGACGACAGCAGCAAGACGGCGATGGTCTCGCCGTACACGCCGTCGCCGCCAGCCACCGAAGACGAGGACAATGCCACGTCGGCGGTCCCGGCGTTCTTGAGCCACGCCGCCCAGTCGCCGGCGGCCCCGGCGAACCCGAACGTGGCATCGCAGCCGCCGGCCAGCGCGCCACCTCCACCGCCAGCGTACGAGGGGGACGAGCACGAGTCACACACGGTCATGCTGACCGTTCCACCCAACCTCAATCTCCGAGGCGGCCCCCGTCTGGTGGTGCTGGAAGGGCCGGTTCACGGTCGGCAGTTCACGCTCGGCCGCCAGTTGACCACCATCGGGCGCAGCATCGGGTGTCACGTGACGGTGGAGGCGGACATCGTCGGCTACGATCACGCCCGCGTGGTGCGCGGCGACGGCGGCTGGCACGTCGAGCCGATTGGCGGCGCGGGTGAGACCTACGTCAACGACGATCTGGTGACGGCCCCACGGTCGCTGCGGAACGGCGACGTGATCCGCATCGGTCCCGCGCGCATGCGCTTCGAATCGGCGGGTTGACCCGATGATGATGCAGCCGCCCCGCTGCCCCACCTGCGGCAACGAGAACCCGCCGGAGTACCCGCCCGAAGAGTATCCGTTCTGCATCGAATGTGGGGCGCAGCTTGGCCCGTTTCGACCGCAAGCGCCGCAGGATCCGTACAACCGGCCGCAGCTCGACCAGTACGGCCGGCCGCAGCCCGGCGGCCCGCCGTACGACCCCTACGGGCAGCAGCAAGGGCCGTACGGCGGCCAGCAGGGTGGCTATGGACAGGGCAATCCCGGCTACGGTCCGGGCCCCGGACCTACGCCGTACGGCGGCCAGGACCAACAACCGTATGGCGGTGGGCAGCAAAGTCCGTATGGAAACCCGTATGGCGGCGGTGGGCAGCAGCAGGGTGGCTATGGGCCGCCCGGACCGGCGCCGTACGGAGGCCAGGACCAGCAGCCGTACAGCGCACCGGCACCGGCCGCCGCTCGGCTCGTCCTCGAGAGTGGCGTCGGCAAGGTCGAGTACCCGCTTGACGCGCCCGTTGTGACGATTGGCCGCTCACGCTCGAACGATATCAGCCTTGAGGATGCGCGGGTCTCCCGACATCACGCGCGCGTCGTGCGGCAGGATCGTGGGTACGCCGTCGAAGACCTCAACAGCCGCAACGGCACCCGCGTGGACGACCGCTCGGTGCGAGACAGCGTGCCGCTGGCCGAGGGGTCGGTCATCAAGATCGGGGACGCGGTCTTCCGGTTCACCCAGGCCGCGGCAGCAGCAGGCGGCGGGCAGCTTGGCGGCCGCCCATCGCCGGCGCCGTGGGGCAGCCCGATCCCCGGCCCGGGTGCGCCGGTCCCGCAGGCGGCTCCGGTGGTCTACATGTCAGCCTGGAGCCCGGTGCAGTGCCCCAACTGCCAGGGCATGCGTACGATGGTGCAGATCGTCTACGGGCCGGCGGCACAGACGCCGGGGGCGCAGGCCGCTGCGCGGCAGGGCCAGATCGTCCTGGGCG includes the following:
- a CDS encoding FHA domain-containing protein; translated protein: MSMDPMGGQSGYAPAGQQGGDGSGACGTCGRPLPAPDLEAVASGIDQTLSVETGKMVARTAWAGRAPDGMMDSLLSFMPGVKARRQLWERGQALWTERMTQAISGPCDACLGVSQGAANPGLSASPYGGQQPYQPTYQPQEYQPQGAGAPPDTPYGATSVMPGYGAPAGQPPLDDDSSKTAMVSPYTPSPPATEDEDNATSAVPAFLSHAAQSPAAPANPNVASQPPASAPPPPPAYEGDEHESHTVMLTVPPNLNLRGGPRLVVLEGPVHGRQFTLGRQLTTIGRSIGCHVTVEADIVGYDHARVVRGDGGWHVEPIGGAGETYVNDDLVTAPRSLRNGDVIRIGPARMRFESAG
- a CDS encoding FHA domain-containing protein, with protein sequence MMMQPPRCPTCGNENPPEYPPEEYPFCIECGAQLGPFRPQAPQDPYNRPQLDQYGRPQPGGPPYDPYGQQQGPYGGQQGGYGQGNPGYGPGPGPTPYGGQDQQPYGGGQQSPYGNPYGGGGQQQGGYGPPGPAPYGGQDQQPYSAPAPAAARLVLESGVGKVEYPLDAPVVTIGRSRSNDISLEDARVSRHHARVVRQDRGYAVEDLNSRNGTRVDDRSVRDSVPLAEGSVIKIGDAVFRFTQAAAAAGGGQLGGRPSPAPWGSPIPGPGAPVPQAAPVVYMSAWSPVQCPNCQGMRTMVQIVYGPAAQTPGAQAAARQGQIVLGEGPGHPEGPNAECRACGTRVRIVQSGS